In Xylanibacter ruminicola 23, a single genomic region encodes these proteins:
- the rpoB gene encoding DNA-directed RNA polymerase subunit beta, protein MASKIIDNRVNFGSVKNPMPFPDFLDVQLKSFKDFLQLDTPPEERKNDGLYKVFAENFPITDTRNNFVLEFLDYYIDPPRYSIDECLERGLTYSVPLKAKLKLYCTDPDHEDFGTVIQDVFLGPIPYMTANGTFVINGAERVVVSQLHRSPGVFFGQSVHANGTLLYSARVIPFKGSWIEFATDINNVMYAYIDRKKKLPVTTLLRAIGFEADKDILQIFNLAEEVKVNKKSLKAVIGCKLAARVLKSWNEDFVDEDTGEVVSIERNQMIMERETEITEENMMDILESGAQTILVHKDASVASDYSIIFNTLAKDPSNSEKEAVLYIYRQLRNADPADDASAREVIQNLFFSDKRYDLGDVGRYRINKKLGLNTDMDVRVLTKEDIIEIIKYLIQLVNSKATVDDIDHLSNRRVRTVGEQLANQFSIGLARMSRTIRERMNVRDNEVFTPTDLINAKTISSVINSFFGTNPLSQFMDQTNPLAEVTHKRRLSALGPGGLSRERAGFEVRDVHYTHYGRLCPIESPEGPNIGLISSLCVYAKINELGFIQTPYRKVENGVADLSDNGIVYLTAEEEAEHIIGQGNAPLNDDGTFIRSVVKCRQDADFPVVPPTDVDLMDVSPQQIASIAASLIPFLEHDDAHRALMGSNMMRQAVPLLHNEAPIVGTGIEKQVCEDSRTMVTAEGDGVIEYVDATTIRILYDRTEDEEFVSFEPALKEYRIAKFRRTNQNMTIDLRPICEKGQRVKAGDILTEGYATEDGELALGRNLLVAYMPWKGYNYEDAIVLNERIVRDDVLTSVHVDEYSLDVRETKRGVEEFTADIPNVSEEATKDLDDNGVIRVGARVEPGDILIGKISPKGESDPSPEEKLLRAIFGDKAGDVKDSSLKANPSLSGVIIDKKMFQRAIKDRKSKQQDKIVLAKIDEEYEAKVEDLKDILIDKLMELTKGKTSQGVKDYTGAEIITKGSKFTATALRNLEYGDVQISNWTTDEHKNELIAKLIINFMKKYKLLDAEMKRKKFAITIGDELPNGILQMAKVYVAKKRKIGVGDKLAGRHGNKGIVSKIVRQEDMPFLEDGRPVDLVLNPLGVPSRMNLGQIFEAILGAAGKKLGVKFATPIFDGAKLEDLAEWTDKAGLPRLCSTHLYDGETGERFDQPATVGITYFLKLGHMVEDKMHARSIGPYSLITQQPLGGKAQFGGQRFGEMEVWALEAFGASHVLQEILTIKSDDTVGRSKAYEAIVKGEPMPTPGIPESLNVLLHELRGLGLSITLD, encoded by the coding sequence GCTGAAACTGTATTGTACTGATCCGGATCATGAGGATTTCGGAACTGTGATTCAGGATGTGTTCCTGGGTCCTATCCCTTACATGACCGCCAATGGTACATTCGTTATCAATGGAGCCGAGCGCGTAGTCGTTTCACAGTTGCACCGTTCACCTGGCGTATTCTTCGGCCAGAGCGTACATGCTAACGGTACCCTGCTGTATTCGGCTCGTGTTATCCCATTCAAGGGTTCATGGATCGAGTTTGCTACCGACATCAACAATGTGATGTACGCATACATCGACCGTAAGAAGAAGTTGCCCGTAACAACTCTGCTGCGTGCTATCGGTTTCGAGGCCGATAAGGACATCCTGCAGATCTTCAACCTGGCCGAGGAGGTTAAGGTTAACAAGAAGAGCCTGAAGGCTGTGATTGGCTGCAAGCTTGCTGCCCGCGTACTGAAGAGCTGGAACGAGGACTTCGTTGATGAGGATACTGGTGAGGTAGTATCAATCGAGCGTAACCAGATGATTATGGAGCGTGAGACTGAGATTACCGAGGAGAACATGATGGACATCCTTGAGAGTGGCGCACAGACTATCCTGGTGCACAAGGACGCATCTGTTGCTTCGGATTACAGCATCATCTTCAACACACTGGCCAAAGACCCATCTAACTCTGAGAAGGAGGCTGTGCTTTACATCTACCGTCAGCTGCGTAATGCCGATCCTGCCGATGATGCCAGCGCACGTGAGGTTATCCAGAACCTGTTCTTCTCAGACAAGCGTTACGATCTGGGTGATGTTGGTCGTTACCGTATCAACAAGAAGCTTGGTTTGAACACCGATATGGATGTTCGCGTTCTGACCAAGGAAGATATTATCGAGATTATCAAGTATCTGATTCAGTTGGTTAACTCTAAGGCTACTGTCGACGATATCGACCACCTGTCGAACCGTCGCGTACGTACCGTAGGCGAGCAGCTGGCTAATCAGTTCTCTATAGGTCTGGCTCGTATGAGCCGTACCATCCGTGAGCGCATGAACGTTCGCGATAACGAGGTGTTCACACCAACCGATCTGATCAACGCCAAGACTATCTCTAGCGTTATCAACTCGTTCTTCGGTACCAACCCTCTGTCGCAGTTCATGGACCAGACCAACCCTCTGGCCGAGGTTACTCACAAGCGTCGTCTCTCAGCCCTGGGTCCTGGTGGTCTGAGCCGTGAGCGCGCCGGATTCGAGGTTCGTGACGTACACTATACACACTATGGTCGTCTGTGTCCTATCGAGAGCCCTGAGGGACCAAACATCGGTCTGATCTCATCTCTCTGTGTATATGCTAAGATCAACGAGCTCGGATTTATCCAGACTCCTTACCGTAAGGTAGAGAATGGTGTTGCCGACCTGAGCGACAATGGTATCGTTTACCTCACCGCAGAGGAGGAGGCTGAGCACATCATCGGTCAGGGTAACGCACCTCTGAACGACGATGGTACATTTATCCGCTCGGTTGTTAAGTGTCGTCAGGATGCCGACTTCCCTGTAGTTCCACCTACAGACGTTGACCTGATGGATGTATCGCCACAGCAGATTGCCTCTATCGCTGCATCTCTTATCCCATTCCTGGAGCACGACGATGCTCACCGTGCGCTGATGGGATCTAACATGATGCGCCAGGCCGTACCTCTGCTGCACAACGAGGCACCTATCGTAGGTACCGGTATCGAGAAGCAGGTATGTGAGGATTCACGTACCATGGTTACTGCCGAGGGTGATGGTGTTATCGAGTACGTTGATGCTACAACCATCCGTATTCTGTACGATCGCACCGAGGACGAGGAGTTCGTAAGCTTCGAGCCCGCCCTGAAGGAGTACCGTATCGCTAAGTTCCGTCGTACCAACCAGAATATGACCATCGACCTGCGTCCTATCTGTGAGAAGGGACAGCGCGTAAAGGCCGGTGATATCCTGACTGAGGGTTACGCTACCGAGGATGGTGAGCTGGCTCTGGGCCGTAACCTGCTGGTAGCTTACATGCCTTGGAAGGGTTACAACTATGAGGATGCTATCGTGCTTAACGAGCGCATTGTTCGCGACGACGTACTTACCTCTGTACACGTTGATGAGTACTCACTCGATGTACGTGAGACCAAGCGTGGTGTTGAGGAGTTCACAGCTGATATTCCTAACGTAAGTGAGGAGGCCACAAAGGATTTGGACGACAACGGTGTTATCCGTGTTGGTGCCCGTGTTGAGCCAGGCGACATCCTGATTGGTAAGATTTCACCTAAGGGTGAGAGCGATCCTTCACCTGAGGAGAAGCTGCTCCGTGCCATCTTCGGTGACAAGGCTGGTGATGTGAAGGATTCTTCACTCAAGGCTAACCCATCACTGAGTGGTGTTATTATTGATAAGAAGATGTTCCAGCGTGCCATCAAGGACCGTAAGTCTAAGCAGCAGGATAAGATCGTGCTTGCTAAGATCGACGAGGAGTACGAGGCAAAGGTTGAGGACCTGAAGGATATCCTGATCGACAAGCTCATGGAGCTCACTAAGGGTAAGACCTCACAGGGTGTTAAGGACTACACCGGTGCCGAGATCATCACCAAGGGTAGCAAGTTCACTGCTACAGCCCTGCGCAACCTTGAGTATGGCGATGTACAGATTAGCAACTGGACAACAGACGAGCATAAGAACGAGCTGATTGCCAAGCTGATTATCAACTTCATGAAGAAGTACAAGCTGCTTGATGCTGAGATGAAGCGTAAGAAGTTCGCTATCACAATCGGTGACGAGCTGCCAAACGGCATCCTGCAGATGGCTAAGGTATATGTAGCTAAGAAGCGTAAGATCGGCGTAGGTGATAAGCTGGCCGGACGTCACGGTAACAAGGGTATCGTATCTAAGATCGTACGTCAGGAGGATATGCCATTCCTCGAGGATGGTCGTCCAGTCGACCTGGTACTGAACCCTCTGGGTGTGCCTTCTCGAATGAACCTTGGTCAGATTTTCGAGGCTATCCTCGGTGCTGCCGGTAAGAAGCTCGGTGTTAAGTTCGCTACACCTATCTTCGACGGTGCTAAGCTCGAAGACCTTGCTGAGTGGACTGACAAGGCAGGTCTGCCACGCCTGTGCTCTACCCACCTGTATGATGGTGAGACCGGTGAGCGTTTCGACCAGCCTGCTACAGTAGGTATCACCTACTTCCTTAAGCTCGGTCACATGGTTGAGGATAAGATGCACGCCCGTTCAATCGGTCCGTACAGCTTGATTACTCAGCAGCCTCTTGGTGGTAAGGCCCAGTTCGGTGGTCAGCGATTCGGAGAGATGGAGGTTTGGGCCCTCGAGGCCTTCGGCGCCAGCCATGTTCTTCAGGAGATCCTGACAATCAAGTCGGATGATACCGTAGGTCGCTCTAAGGCTTACGAGGCTATCGTTAAGGGCGAGCCAATGCCTACACCAGGTATCCCCGAGTCTCTCAATGTGCTGCTGCACGAGTTGCGTGGTCTTGGT